The following is a genomic window from Actinomadura sp. WMMB 499.
CCCCTCGCCCTCGGCACCGAAGATCACCGAATGCGGGACCCGGACGTCCCGGAGCGTGACCTCGGCGTGGTCGGTGGGCATGTTGAGCGTCCACCAGTGGAAGTCGACGGACAGGCCCGGGGTGTCCACCGGGACGATGAACGCGGTGATCCCGCGCGCGTCGCCGGGGTCCCCGGACGTCCGCGCGAAGACCACGTCGTGGGTGGCCGAATGCATGCCCGAGTTGAAGCGCTTGGCGCCGTTGATGACCCAGTCGCCGCCGTGCCGGACGGCCGTGGTCTCCATCCAGGTCGCGTCGCTTCCGTGGTCGGGCTCGGTGAGCCCGAAACCGACCCGCTTCTCGAGGGTGAGCATCGGCTCCAGGAACTCCTGCCGCTGCTCGGCGGTGCCGTATTCCAGCATCATGTGGACGAACGGGAAGTTCCCCACGACCGAGGCCTCGTTCTGCAGGTCGTTGTGCAGCCCGAGCCCCTTGTGCGCGAGATGCTCGCGGATCACGGCCATGTCCAGGTTGTTGCCGCCCGATCCGCCCGCCTCCTCGGGCAGGCCGTAGCGCAGCCAGCCGGCGGCGTCGGCGCGGCGGAACATCTCCCGCAGCAGTTCCTCCCACTCCGGCCGGGGGACGCCGCCGTTCTCGAAGTCGGTGCGGGCGTACTCGCGGCGGTGGTCGAAGAACCGCCGGTTGTCGTCCTGCTCCTCGAGGGGCGCGATCTCCCGGTCGATGAACGCGTCGAGGTCGGCAAGCAGGCGGGTCAGGTCAGCGGGCAGCGCGAAATCCACAAGTCCTCCTGAACGCTCGTTTAGCTAGCATGACACCGGCCGCAGTGCCGAGCCAAGGGGAGGGCAGCGATGCACGAGATCCGCTACGCGGTGGACGCCGGGGTCGCGACCTTGACCATCGACCGTCCCGACAAGCGCGGAGCCATGACGTACGCGATGGGGAGGCGTTGGCCGAGTGCTTCGCCTCCGCGGGCCACGCCGAGGGCGTCGCGGCGTTCCTGGAACGCCGGCGGCCGCGCTTCACCGGCCGGTGACGGTCCCGCGCGCGGCGGATCGGGCGTCGTGCCGGTGGCCGACCGTGTCCAGGGCCATCCGCTGGTAGACGGCGGCGACCTCGTCGGGCGACATCGGTCCCGACTCCCAAAACCAGGTCGCCACCGCGGTGCAGGCGGTGACGATCATCCGCGCGGCCTCCTTGGGGTGGGGGGTACCGAACGCCCCGCGCACGACGCCGTCGCGGACGACCCGGTCGAACATGCGCTGCTGCGTGTCGCGCTTGGAGACGATCAGCCGCCGGGCCTGCTCGGTGAGGCTGCGCAGTTCGGTGTTGCCGAGCAGGCTCTCGCGGCGGAACCGGGTGTGGGCCAGCACGTGCTGCCCGACGATCGCGCACAGCCGGTCGGCCGGGTCGTCCCCGGCGTGGAACAGCGCCTCCTCGGTGCTCTCCACCAGCCGGTCCATGCCGCGGTCGAGGATCGTCAGCAGCAGATCGTGCTTGGAGCCGAAGTAGTGGTAGATCAGCCCGGGGCTGACCCCGGCCGCCTCGGCCAGGTCGCGGACCGAGGTGCCGTGGTAGCCGTGCCGGGCCATGACGTCCACCGCGGCCATGATGATCGCCTCGGCGGCGGGGTCGTCGCCGGCCGACAGCGCGTTGCCGCGCCCCGCGGGCGTCCGCGCCCGCTCGTCCTTCCCCGCTGTGCCCACGCCGCCCTCCCGCCGCTCATCGCCATTTTACCGGTCTGAACAGACGTTCAACATCTCTCCGCAGCGACGCGACCGCTGCCCTGGCCAGTGGCCAGGGGTCTCGCGGCCTCCAGCACCTCAACACACACCTGCACGAACGTGCGTTCAACGACTGCCCGAGGCGTGCAGGCCTGGGTGCGTGACACAGGACGCGGCCGCCGTCGGTGCCGCCGGCCGGCCGGCGTCGGGCGCGGGACCGAGCGGCGATCCAGATGCTCTCCGTGGGTGTTCGCGGGTACTCATGAGCACTCTCCCGCCAACGGTTCCGGCCCCGTCGCCGACCGGTACCTGGCGGCGATGCCGGGCCAGCCGGTGGTGTAGCCCTGCCCGAGGGGCCTGAACCTCCACTGGCCGGCGCGGCGGTACAGCTCGGCGAGCAGCATCGCGGTCTCCGTGGAGACGTCCTCGTCGAGGTCGTACCGCGCGAGCGCGCGGCGGGCGTCGCCGTCGCGCAACTGGACGTACGCGCCGCTGATCCCGCAGTGCGCCGCCGTCGTCCGTCCGGCGGGGACGTCCACCGACATGGCGAAGTACACGCTCTGCGCGATGCCGGGGAGCGCCGGGAGGTCGACGTCGAACACGGCCGCGCCGTCCCGCCGATCGGGCCCGTCCGGCCCGCCGTCTCCCCCGGCACCGGTCGCGCGCCGCAGGCATCCGTCGGGCGCGCTCGGCCGTCCGGGAGACAGCACGTACTCGGGCGAGAGCGAGTATCCGTGGTGCCCGACGACGAACGCGTGCGCGTCGGACGGGCACAGCGGGGCCGACGGGCCGGTGCGCCCCACGTCGACCAGGAATCGCCGCACGCCCGGGGCGATCTCGCTCAGTGACAGGCTGCGCCCCTTGGACAACCGGTAGCCCATCGCCCGCCCCTCAAGCGGTCCGCCGGAGCGGCCCGTGCCGCCACGACACTCTGCAGTTTTCGTTATGAACAGACATTGCCGGACCCGGGCGATACAGACATCGAACCCGCGTGCGCACCCACTACATTCGCATCACCTCCGGGTACACGAACCCGTCCTCGACGGACGGCCGTTCCCGTCAGGTCCCGGTCCCGGCGCCGGGACCTGCGGTGCGCCGGCACGATCATCATGGAGAGCGCGACGGCGGCCTTGCGGCCACCGGTGCCGAGCGGAGTGCGTCGCCGCCGAAACGGGCGGCCGCTGGGCGCGCCCTTCGCGTCACGGGAGGTTGGGGTCCCATTCGTCCGGGGCGAGGAAGGTCGCGGGCCAGGCTCCGGAGGCGATCAGGAGGCCGGTCTGCGTGCGGATGACGTCTCCGATGCGGTGGGCGAGTTCGCGCGGGAGTTCGAGCCGGCTCGTCGCGGCCACGCCGAGGCGCTGGGTGAGCGCGGGCTCGCGCAGCGGGGCGTGGCGCAGCCGCCCGGCGCCGAGTTCCGGGCCGCACGCCGAGAGCGGCAGGACGCCATAGGCGAGGCCCGCCTCCATGAGGTCGACGGCGACCCGGAGGGAGTCGGTCGCGAAGCGGGAGTCGATCCGCACCTTCCGCCGCAGCGCCGTGTTCTCGACGAGCCCGGCGATCCCGGCGTGCGAGCCGGGGAGGACGAGCGGCAGCCGTGCGAGGTCGGCGAACTCCAGCGGACGGACCGGCCGCAGGTCCGAGCGCGGTCCGCCGACGACGACGAGGTCCTCGACCAGGAGGTCGCGGCTGAACAGCCGGTCGTCGGCCACCGGATTGATCAGGGCCGTGTCGATCGTCCCGTTCAGCATTCCCTGGACGAGCGCGTCGGTGCCGGCGACCGTCACATGGAAGCCGACCTTCGGGAACAGGGCGCCGAGCGCCGCCAGGAGGGGCGCGGCGAGAACGCCGGCGGCGGTGGGCGGCAGGCCGAGGCGCAGTCCCCGTTCGACGCGCGCCAGCGGCGAACCGGCGTAGAGCAGGGCGAGTTCGAGCTGCCGCAGCGGCGCGGCGGTGGACGCGCGGAGCCGTTCGCCCTCTTCGGTGAGCTCCACGCCGCGCGACGTCCTGCGGAAGAGCGTGACGCCGAGGTCCTCCTCGAGGAGGCGGACGTGCCGGCTCAGCGCGGGCTGCGCGACGCCCAGCACGTTCGCGGCGCGGGTCATCGAGCCCTCTTCGGCTATGCACAGAAAGTACTTGAGCCTGTGAGTGTCCATCGCAGCCCGGAGCGTACCACGCCATAAAAATCTGATATGGCCGGACGTCGAAATCTATATTGGCATCCGGAAAATGTGCGGTCGTAAACTCCCGGGCACAGGACGGAATCGCGGCTTTCCGCCTTGCCGACCTGGGCACATCCGGCGGCGGAGCGGGTGAGAGGAGTTCTCGGTGGACCCTGAAGAACGGGATTGGGCCGAGGTGATGGGCCTGGACCGGCTGCCGCGGCACATCGTGGAGAAGCGCGTTACCGACCTGATGGATTTGGGCGGCAAGAAGGCGATCGTGACCGGCGCGGGCGGGGACGGCCTAGGGCAGGCGATCGCGAACCGGCTCGGGGGTTGCGGCGCGGACGTCGCGCTGGTCGGGCGGACGCTGGAGAAGGTCGAGCGCCGGGCCGAGGAGGTCACGCGGCGCTGGGGCGTGCGGGCCGTGCCGGTCCGGGCCGACATGTCCGACTGGGACCAGGTGCACCGCGCGGTGGCGGAGTGCCGGGAGGCGCTCGGCGGGCTCGACATCATGATCAACAATCCGGTGATGGCGCACGCCGGGCCGTTCGAGGGGTTCACCAGGGAGCAGATCGACCACACGGTACTGGGCAGCCTGACGATGATGATGTACGGCGCGCACGCCGCGCTGGAGCATCTGCTGCCGCAGGGCTCGGGGAAGATCATCAACATCGGGGCCGTCGGGGGCCGCATCCAGCAGCGCGGGCTGGTGGTCTACAACGCGTGCAAGGCGGGCGTGGTCGGGTTCACGCGCAACCTGGCGCACGAGATGGCGCCGCGCGGGGTGAACGTGCTGGGCGTGGCCCCCGGCATCATGATCAAGCCGGATCTGCAGCGGCGCGTCCTCGATCCGCGCAGCGACCAGGACCGGGCCGCGCTCGGCGCGGTCGCGGAGGCGATCACCACCCAGGTTCAGCTCGGGCGGGTCTGCCTGCCCGAGGAGGTCGCCAACATGGTCGCCTACCTGGCGTCCGAGGCCGCCGGCTACATGTGCGGCCAGACCATCGACGTGGCCGGCGGCCAGTGGATGAACTGATGCCCGTCCCATGGCATCGGCCGGCTCTGGACTGGAGGCCGAGTGACGACCATCGATGAATTGACGAGAACCGCCGTCGAGGAGACCGGGCTGGACGATTTCGGCGACGATTCCTTCCGGGAAGGGCTCGCCGTTCTGCTGGTCTCGCTGCGGGACGAGGCACGGCTGAACGCGCGCGGTGCGGAGTTCTTCCGCGACCGCATCATCCGGTACCTGTCGCAGCGGCTGCAGGTCGAGGACTGGTACCGGCGGCACCCGGAGATCGACGACGTGCCGATCGCCGCGCCGCTGATCGGGCTCGGGCTGCCCCGCACCGGTTCGACCGCGCTGTCGCTGCTGCTCGCGCAGGACCCGGGCGTCCGGTACCTGCGGCGCTGGGAGTCCTCGCAGCCGTGCCCGCCGCCGTCGACCGTGCGGGGCCCCGATCCGCGCGTCCCGACCGGGAGGGGCGAGATGGTCGGCACCCGCCACCACGTCCCGGTCCACGCGCACGGGCCGATGGAATGCCACGAGCTGATGGCGCTGGACTTCCGGTCGCACATCTTCGTGTCGTTCGCGCGGATGCCCTCGTACGCCGCGTGGCTGGTCGAGGAGGCCGATCTCACCTCGACCTTCGCGTACCAGCGGCGGGTGATGAAGCTGCTGCAGTGGGGCGAGCCGGAGCGGCCGTGGCGGCTCAAATGCCCCTCGCACGTCCTGTTCCTCGACCACCTGGACCGGGTGTTCCCCGACGCCCGGTTCGTCATGACGCACCGGGATCCGACGGACGTCCTGCTGTCGGTGGCCGACCTGTACGCCGACATCATCGGGAACTTCACCGACGACGTCGACCGGCTCGACATCGGCCGGCTCAACGTCGAGCACTGGACGCTCGGCATGGAGCGGGCGCTGCGGTTCCGCGCCGACGGGGCCGACGGCCGGTTCCACGACATCGACTTCCGCGCCATGCAGGACGATCCCATCGGGGAGGTGAGAGGCCTGTACGCGTGGCTGGGCGAGGCGGTCGGCGACGAGTTCGAGCGCGGGATGCGCGGCTGGTGGGCGGAGGCGGCGGCCGAGCGCGAGCCCGGCGCTCGCGCCGACCCGGTCGCCTTCGGGATCGACCTCGACCGCGTGCGCCCGTCGTTCGCCCGCTACGTCGAGGCGGCGGGCCGCTGGACCGGCCGCCCGCTCCACGCCGGCCGCTCGGGCCGCGCCGGCCGCATCGGAAAGTGAGGAAGCAGATGGCCGTCGATCTGACCGGAGGCATCGACCCGTCCCGCGAGTACGTGTTCGCCGAGCGCCCCGACGACCCGGAGATGCGGGACTCCGTGAGTTTCTGGGTCGTCGACGATCGCGGCGAGGTGGGCCTGCCGCGCGTCGGCGTCGAGGCGGTCGCCGCCAACTGGCACTCCCACGACTTCCAGATCAACGTCGCCTTCGGCGACGGGCGCGTCTACCGCCTGCGCGACGGCGGCCCGTCGCGCCCGCCCGCGGACGCGCGCGGGCGCCCGGCGGTCCTGGGTGCCGGCGGGCTGGAGTTCCGCTGCGTCGACCCGTTCGGCGTCTGGACGATGGCCTACACCGGCGAAGCCGTCCGGACGTCCTCGTCCGATCTCGCCGCGGGCCGGACCGACGGCCCGCGGGTCGACGTCCGCTTCCACGTGGAGGCGCGCATGGCGGTGCCGCCGTGGGTGCAGGGCGCGCTGCTGGCCGACGCGGGGTCGCGGCTGAAGGACTCGGTCGAGGGCGGTCTCATGGGCGGCCCGCGCTACGAGCAACTGTTCCGCGCCGCCGGCTCGCTCACCGTCGACGGCGGCGAGGAGCACCGCTTCACCGGAAGCGGCCTGCGCATCCGGCGGCAGGGCGTCCGCAGGCTCGCCGAGTTCTGGGGGCACTGCTGGCAGTCGGCCGTCTTCCCCGACGGACGCGCGTTCGGCTACATCGCCTACCCGCCCCGGCCGGACGGCCGGCCCACCTTCAACGAAGGGTTCGTCTTCACCGGCGACGGCGGCCTCATCCCCGCGCGCGTCGTGAAGGCGCCCTGGCTGACCAGGCTCCAAGCCCTGGGCGAGGACGTCTCGCTCGTTCTGGAGACCGAAGCCGGAACCGTCGCGATCGACGGCGAGACGGTGTTCTCCACCCACGACGTCCACCACGCCGACGACACCTACTCGGTGCGGGCGCTCAAGGCGGAACAGCGCGACTTCCCCGCGGTCCACCAGGCGGGGGTGCGCTACCGCTGGGACGGCGAGGAGGCGTTCGGGATGCTCGAACGCTCCAGCCCCCTCGACAAGATCGCCCGTAACTAGCATCCGGAACGGGAGCACACCATGCGCGGACTGCGCGGCAAGGCGTTCATCGTGGCGGGCGGCGCCACCGGGATCGGCGCGGGCACCGCCCGGCGGCTCGCCGAGGAGGGCGCGCTCGTCGCCGTCGCCGACATCGACATCGAGGGGGCCGAGGCCACCGCGGAGGAGATCGCGCGGGCGGGCGGCCGGGCGATCGCGGTCGGGTTCGACCTGTCCGACGACGAGTCCGTCCAGGACATGGTCGCCCGGACGATCGCCGAGTTCGGCACCCTGGACGGGCTCCACAACGTCGGCGCGGACCTGTCGCCGGGCAACATCGGACGCGACACCACCCTGCTGGACACCGGCATGGACGTCTGGCACCGCACCCTGGACGTCAACCTCCTCGGCTATGTCCGCACCAGCCGCGCCGTCCTGCCGCACCTGCTCGGGAAGGGCGGCGGCAGCATCGTCATCACCTCGTCCGGAGGTTCCCTGGGCACCGATCCGTCGCACGTCGCCTACAACGCGTCGAAGGCCGCCGTCAACCAGCTGACCCGGCACATCGCGGTCAACTGGGGCAGTGCGGGCATCCGCAGCAACTGCGTCATGCCGGGCCTCGTCATGGGCGAGACGCAGGAACGCCAGAACGACCGGGAACTCCAGGAAGCCTTCATCGCCGCCGCCAGGACGACGCGGCTCGGGGTGCCGGACGACCTGGCGTCGGTCGTGGCGTTCCTCCTGTCCGACGAGGCCGAATGGATCAACGGTCAGACGTGGTACATCGGCGGCGCTTCCCACCTCCGCCAGTGACCGCGCCGGGCCGGCCGCGTCATCCCGGTGACGGCGTGCTTGGACGCGTCGTAGCCGATGTCGGCCACGACGGCCCGTGCGCTTTCCCGCCCGAACCGGGCCGCGGTGGCCCGGCCGATCCCGCGCGCGGCCCCCGTGAGGAGCGCGACCTTCCCGCCGAGCAGCCGTCCCTCGTTCGTCATGTCCCCTCCCGTTCGAGGAACCGGGCGATGGTGTCCAGCGCCGCCGCCGACTCCGGCCGGTCGGGGGCGACCGCGGGCCAGGCGTGCGGCACGTCCCGCTCGACGCGGGTCTCGGTCGCCACGCGGGCCCGCGCGAGGCCGGACGCCATGGCGAGGGCGTCGTCCAGCAGGACCTCGTCGGTGCTCGCGAACAGCAGGGTCGGCGGGAACGCGGCGAGGTCGGACAGCAGCGGCGACGCCAGCGGATCGCCCGGATCGTGCCCCTGGAGGTACTGCGCGGCGGCCTCCCGGGCCGCGGCGCGGGAGAACAGCCGGTCGGACGCGCCCCGCGAGGCGTAGCTCGCCGCGGCGCAGCGCAGGTCGAGCCACGCCGACGCCAGGACGAGCGCCCGCGGGCCCGCGATCCCCGCCCGGACGCACGCCGCCACCAGGGCCGCGGCCAGGCCCCCGCCCGCCGAGTCGCCCACGGCGGCCGGGGGACGTCCGCGCTCGGCGAGGATGCTCTCGTGGACGGCCAGCGCGTCGTGCAGGGCCGCCGGGAAGGGATGCTCCGGCGCCAGCCGGTAGTCGACGGCGACGACGCGGGAACCGGTGGCGGCCGCGAGCCGCGCGGCGAACGGGGCGAACAGCGCCGCCGAGCCCAGCCGGTAGCCGCCCCCGTGGAAATACGTCAGGACGTCCCGCGGACGCGGCGGATCGCAGACGAGGCAGGGCACGTCCCCGTAGCGGGCCTCGTGGATCTCGACGCCGGGCACCCGCGGCCGGGGAGGGCTTCCCGCGGCCGCGCGGCGAGCGGCGAGGCCGGCGGGCGTCGGCATCGTGGAACGGCGCGGCTCCGGCAGCGCCCCAGCGGGCGGATCGGCGCTCACAGCGAGACGTAGGGGTCTTTGATCGAGACGCCGCCGTCGACCACGATCGTCTGGCCGGTCATGAACTCGGAGAGCCCGCTCGTCAGGAACAGCGCGGCCGACGCGATGTTGAACGGCCGCCCGTTCCGGCCCAGCGGGACGGGCACGGTGGGCCGGTCGCTCTCGGCCCCGTCCGGGAACGCCGCCATGAGGCGCGGCGTCAGGATGGACCCGGGCGCGACGGCGTTCACCCGGACGCCGTGCGGGCCCAGCTCCTCCCCGAGCGTCCGGACCCAGGAGATGAGGCCGGCCTTGGCGGCTCCGTAGGCGCCGTGCCGCACCGACGCGGTCAGCCCGTTCACGGACGCGACGAAGACCATGGTGCCGCGCGTGCCGGTGTCGACCATGTGCCGCCCGACGTGCCGGCCCAGCAGGTAGGCGTGGCGGAGGCAGATGTCGAACTGCGCGTCCCAGGTCCGCTCGTCCAGGTCGAGCGCCCCGACCCACTCGGCCAGGCCGACGATGTCGACGAAGCCGCCGAGCGGCCCGCCGACCGCCGCCGCGGCCTCCTCGACCAGCCGGACGACGTCGTCCGCGCGGGTCACGTCGCCGACCCACGGCACGCCGCCGACCTCCGCGGCGATCTCGTGGGCGCGCTCGGCGTCGATGTCGGCGCACACCACGCGCGCCCCGCACTGGGCGAGCGCGTGGCTCGCCTGGCGCCCCATCCCCTGCCCCGCGCCGACGACGACGAGGTTGCGGCCGTCGAGCCGGAGGAGGTCCTCGTATCTCGGAACCGGACTCTGGTCGGTGGATGTCATGGTCTGCCCGCCTTCCGCACGTCGGCCGTCGGTCGTTTCCGCGTCCCCGGCCCGTCAGGCCATGGAGACGCCGCCGTTCGCTCGCAGGACCTGGCCGGTGACGAAGCGCGAGGCGTCCGCCGCGAGGTAGAGCATCGCCCAGGCGATGTCCGTCGGCTCGCCGATCGTGCCGAGCGGCGCGTGCGCCGCCCGCTGGGCGAAGATCCGCTCGCGTTCCGCCTCGTCGACGGTGCCGTCCTCACCGGTCCAGTAGCGCGAGGTCATGCCGGTCGGCACCCAGCCCGGGGCGACGGTGTTGGCGCGCACCCCGTGCCGGCCGACCTCGGCGGCGAGCGCTCGGGTCAGCGTCGCCACCGCCGCCTTGCTCATCGCGTAGCACGAGATCCCGGGCGAGGCCGTGTCCATCCCCGTGGACGCGACGTTGATGATCGAGCCCGATCCGCGGGGCGTCATCGCGCGGGCCGCCGCCGCGCATCCCCAGTAGGTGCCCTTGACGTTGATGTCGAGGATGAGATCGAGGTCCGCCTCGTCGACGTCGACGACCGCGCCGTAGCGGATGACCCCGGCGACGTTGGCCCACACGTCGATCCGCCCGTGGCCGTCGAGCGCGGCGCGGGCCACGCCGTCGACCGCCGTCCGGTCGGTGACGTCGGCGGGGACGACCGTCGCCGTTCGGCCGAGTTCGCGGACCGCCCCGGCCGTCTCCCGGAGGCCCGGCTCGGCGACGTCGGTCAGCACGATGTCCGCCCCGGCCTGGGCCAGCGTGACGCAGGTCTGGCGGCCGATGCCGCCGGCCGCGCCGGTGACGACGGCCGTCCGCCCGGTGAGGTCGAAGGCCCGTTCAAGCTCGGTGTGCATGATGCTCCGTCGGGTTCTCGTTTCGTTCAAGTGAAGGACTCTTCGCAATACGCGGAATCCGGACGAGGCCGGGTGCGGTACGTTTCACAGCGTCCGTCCTGTGGGGGGCGGACGTCCGACCGAGGGGAACGCGATGGCACGACCGGCGCCCGCCGCCGAACGGGCACTGAAGATCATCGATCTGCTCGTCACGCACCGCGGCGAGCAGTTCACGATCTCCGACCTCGCCCGGCGCACCGGCATGAGCCTCGGCTCCGCGCACGCGGTGCTCGCCGTCCTCGAGGAGCGCGGCTACCTCGGCAGGCACCCGGTCCGGCGGACCTACGGCCTCGGGCCGGCGCTGGTCAGCGCGGGGATGGCCGCGATCGAGCAGCATCCGGCGATCCGCGTCGCCACCGAGCAGATCGGCGGCCTCGCCGCCGAGCTCGACGCCGACGTGGTCGTCACCGCGGCCACGCCCGTGGACATCGTGTTCGTCGCCGTGGGCGGCCGGGGCTCGCGGTACGGGCCCGGCTTCCGCGAGGGCGAGCGGGTCCCGCTCGTCCCGCCGCTCGGCCTGGTCTTCATGGCGTGGGCGCATCCGGACGAGGTCGAGGACTGGCTCGCCCGCGCCCCGGTCGGCCTCGACCGCGACCGGGTCGAGGCCGCGCTGGCGACCGTCCGCGACCGCGGGTACGCGCTGGGACAGGTCGCGGCGATGGGCCGGACCCTCGCCGCGCCCCGGACCGCGCCCGGCGGGGCGGGCCCGGCGGACGCGGGGGCGCGGGAGGTTCTGATGGAGACGATCTCGCTGCACGACGGCTACGACCTGCCCATCGTCGAACCGGGTGGGGAGTACGAGCTGGGGATGGCGTCGGCGCCGGTGTTCGACGCCGACGGCCGCGTCATCGTCGCCGTCACCGCCAGCGGCTTCTCCCCCGCGCTGACCGGGCGTGAGGTCACCGAGATCGGCGCGCGGGTCAGGGCGTGCGCCACGGTCGTCACCAAGCGGACGCGCGGCAGGCTGCCCGGCTGACGGGCGGCGCCCCGGTCAGGCCCCGTCGAACAGGGCGTCGTAGTCCACGCGGTGCCCGCGCTTCTCCAGCTCGGGGAGCACCTCGG
Proteins encoded in this region:
- a CDS encoding IclR family transcriptional regulator is translated as MARPAPAAERALKIIDLLVTHRGEQFTISDLARRTGMSLGSAHAVLAVLEERGYLGRHPVRRTYGLGPALVSAGMAAIEQHPAIRVATEQIGGLAAELDADVVVTAATPVDIVFVAVGGRGSRYGPGFREGERVPLVPPLGLVFMAWAHPDEVEDWLARAPVGLDRDRVEAALATVRDRGYALGQVAAMGRTLAAPRTAPGGAGPADAGAREVLMETISLHDGYDLPIVEPGGEYELGMASAPVFDADGRVIVAVTASGFSPALTGREVTEIGARVRACATVVTKRTRGRLPG
- a CDS encoding acyl-CoA dehydrogenase family protein, whose amino-acid sequence is MDFALPADLTRLLADLDAFIDREIAPLEEQDDNRRFFDHRREYARTDFENGGVPRPEWEELLREMFRRADAAGWLRYGLPEEAGGSGGNNLDMAVIREHLAHKGLGLHNDLQNEASVVGNFPFVHMMLEYGTAEQRQEFLEPMLTLEKRVGFGLTEPDHGSDATWMETTAVRHGGDWVINGAKRFNSGMHSATHDVVFARTSGDPGDARGITAFIVPVDTPGLSVDFHWWTLNMPTDHAEVTLRDVRVPHSVIFGAEGEGLAVAQTFVHENRIRQAASGVGAGQFCVDRSVEYARRRSTFGRPLATRQAIQWPLVELQTEAEMLRGLVRKTAWELDRLPHLEISDRVSMCNYRANRFVCEAADRAMQVHGGLGYTRHTPFEHIYRHHRRYRITEGAEEIQMRKVAGYLFGFTGPRKRTG
- a CDS encoding LysR family transcriptional regulator — protein: MDTHRLKYFLCIAEEGSMTRAANVLGVAQPALSRHVRLLEEDLGVTLFRRTSRGVELTEEGERLRASTAAPLRQLELALLYAGSPLARVERGLRLGLPPTAAGVLAAPLLAALGALFPKVGFHVTVAGTDALVQGMLNGTIDTALINPVADDRLFSRDLLVEDLVVVGGPRSDLRPVRPLEFADLARLPLVLPGSHAGIAGLVENTALRRKVRIDSRFATDSLRVAVDLMEAGLAYGVLPLSACGPELGAGRLRHAPLREPALTQRLGVAATSRLELPRELAHRIGDVIRTQTGLLIASGAWPATFLAPDEWDPNLP
- a CDS encoding sulfotransferase, producing MTRTAVEETGLDDFGDDSFREGLAVLLVSLRDEARLNARGAEFFRDRIIRYLSQRLQVEDWYRRHPEIDDVPIAAPLIGLGLPRTGSTALSLLLAQDPGVRYLRRWESSQPCPPPSTVRGPDPRVPTGRGEMVGTRHHVPVHAHGPMECHELMALDFRSHIFVSFARMPSYAAWLVEEADLTSTFAYQRRVMKLLQWGEPERPWRLKCPSHVLFLDHLDRVFPDARFVMTHRDPTDVLLSVADLYADIIGNFTDDVDRLDIGRLNVEHWTLGMERALRFRADGADGRFHDIDFRAMQDDPIGEVRGLYAWLGEAVGDEFERGMRGWWAEAAAEREPGARADPVAFGIDLDRVRPSFARYVEAAGRWTGRPLHAGRSGRAGRIGK
- a CDS encoding SDR family NAD(P)-dependent oxidoreductase codes for the protein MTSTDQSPVPRYEDLLRLDGRNLVVVGAGQGMGRQASHALAQCGARVVCADIDAERAHEIAAEVGGVPWVGDVTRADDVVRLVEEAAAAVGGPLGGFVDIVGLAEWVGALDLDERTWDAQFDICLRHAYLLGRHVGRHMVDTGTRGTMVFVASVNGLTASVRHGAYGAAKAGLISWVRTLGEELGPHGVRVNAVAPGSILTPRLMAAFPDGAESDRPTVPVPLGRNGRPFNIASAALFLTSGLSEFMTGQTIVVDGGVSIKDPYVSL
- a CDS encoding SDR family NAD(P)-dependent oxidoreductase, yielding MRGLRGKAFIVAGGATGIGAGTARRLAEEGALVAVADIDIEGAEATAEEIARAGGRAIAVGFDLSDDESVQDMVARTIAEFGTLDGLHNVGADLSPGNIGRDTTLLDTGMDVWHRTLDVNLLGYVRTSRAVLPHLLGKGGGSIVITSSGGSLGTDPSHVAYNASKAAVNQLTRHIAVNWGSAGIRSNCVMPGLVMGETQERQNDRELQEAFIAAARTTRLGVPDDLASVVAFLLSDEAEWINGQTWYIGGASHLRQ
- a CDS encoding alpha/beta hydrolase fold domain-containing protein; this encodes MSADPPAGALPEPRRSTMPTPAGLAARRAAAGSPPRPRVPGVEIHEARYGDVPCLVCDPPRPRDVLTYFHGGGYRLGSAALFAPFAARLAAATGSRVVAVDYRLAPEHPFPAALHDALAVHESILAERGRPPAAVGDSAGGGLAAALVAACVRAGIAGPRALVLASAWLDLRCAAASYASRGASDRLFSRAAAREAAAQYLQGHDPGDPLASPLLSDLAAFPPTLLFASTDEVLLDDALAMASGLARARVATETRVERDVPHAWPAVAPDRPESAAALDTIARFLEREGT
- a CDS encoding TerD family protein, translated to MGYRLSKGRSLSLSEIAPGVRRFLVDVGRTGPSAPLCPSDAHAFVVGHHGYSLSPEYVLSPGRPSAPDGCLRRATGAGGDGGPDGPDRRDGAAVFDVDLPALPGIAQSVYFAMSVDVPAGRTTAAHCGISGAYVQLRDGDARRALARYDLDEDVSTETAMLLAELYRRAGQWRFRPLGQGYTTGWPGIAARYRSATGPEPLAGECS
- a CDS encoding SDR family NAD(P)-dependent oxidoreductase, with the translated sequence MHTELERAFDLTGRTAVVTGAAGGIGRQTCVTLAQAGADIVLTDVAEPGLRETAGAVRELGRTATVVPADVTDRTAVDGVARAALDGHGRIDVWANVAGVIRYGAVVDVDEADLDLILDINVKGTYWGCAAAARAMTPRGSGSIINVASTGMDTASPGISCYAMSKAAVATLTRALAAEVGRHGVRANTVAPGWVPTGMTSRYWTGEDGTVDEAERERIFAQRAAHAPLGTIGEPTDIAWAMLYLAADASRFVTGQVLRANGGVSMA
- a CDS encoding SDR family NAD(P)-dependent oxidoreductase, which produces MDPEERDWAEVMGLDRLPRHIVEKRVTDLMDLGGKKAIVTGAGGDGLGQAIANRLGGCGADVALVGRTLEKVERRAEEVTRRWGVRAVPVRADMSDWDQVHRAVAECREALGGLDIMINNPVMAHAGPFEGFTREQIDHTVLGSLTMMMYGAHAALEHLLPQGSGKIINIGAVGGRIQQRGLVVYNACKAGVVGFTRNLAHEMAPRGVNVLGVAPGIMIKPDLQRRVLDPRSDQDRAALGAVAEAITTQVQLGRVCLPEEVANMVAYLASEAAGYMCGQTIDVAGGQWMN
- a CDS encoding TetR/AcrR family transcriptional regulator — translated: MGTAGKDERARTPAGRGNALSAGDDPAAEAIIMAAVDVMARHGYHGTSVRDLAEAAGVSPGLIYHYFGSKHDLLLTILDRGMDRLVESTEEALFHAGDDPADRLCAIVGQHVLAHTRFRRESLLGNTELRSLTEQARRLIVSKRDTQQRMFDRVVRDGVVRGAFGTPHPKEAARMIVTACTAVATWFWESGPMSPDEVAAVYQRMALDTVGHRHDARSAARGTVTGR